A stretch of DNA from Candidatus Deferrimicrobium sp.:
CCGCACTGGTCGTTGATGTTCACCCCGTTGGGGGAAACGCCGACCGGGATCACCTCGGCGCCGAGCTCCGAGAACACCAGCGGTGCGATCCGGTATGCCGCGCCGTTGGCGCAATCCACCACAATGCGCAAGCCCTCCAGGGAGAGGTGCGCGGGGAAGGTGCTCTTGAGGTACACGATGTACCGGCCGGTCGCGTCGTCGATCCGCTGCGCCTTTCCGATCTGCGGCGACGGGGGGCGATATTCCTTCAGGTGCTCCCCGTACATCAACCCTTCGATCCGGGACTCGACGTCGTCGGGAAGTTTGAACCCGTCCCGCCCGAAGAACTTGATCCCGTTGTCGGGATACGGGTTGTGCGAAGCGGAGATGACGACACCGGCGTCGGCCCGCATCGACTTCGTGAGAAACGCGATCCCGGGAGTGGGCATCGGCCCGACGAGAAGGACATCTCCCCCCATCGCGCAGATCCCGGCCGACAGCGCCGTCTCGAACATGTAGCCGGACAGGCGGGTGTCCTTCCCGATCACGATCTTGTGACGGCCGTTCTTCCCGCGGAACAGATACGCCGCCGCCTGCCCCATCGCCAGCGCGGTTTCCACGGTCATCGGCTCGGTGTTGGCGACCCCTCGCACGCCGTCGGTCCCGAACAGCCTTCTCACCAGGGGGATCCTCCTAATTCTTGAAATAGATCTTCACGCGCACGTTCGGATCGCCGACGATTTTAGCATACGCTTCGCGCGTTTCCACGCGGGTGACCACCGAGAGCACGCCTTCCGTCCGCTCCGGCACGACTTCCTCCGTGTAAACCACCGGCATTCGTGCGAACGCTTCCGGCAGCGCCTCGATCTCCACCGACAGCGGGTCGACCTCGACCTTCGCGACGCGCTTGCGAACCGCGGCTCCCCCGCCGATCCGGACCGACACCGGGATCACCCGCCGCTCCGTCCGGTCCAGAATCACCTCGATCGAGGAAGGGAAGATCCGCTGCACCTTGATCCCCGGCGGAACCT
This window harbors:
- a CDS encoding CdaR family protein, encoding MSAADLFRVLRRLTSQNLVLKILALVLAVAAWWFVTGESKVLVSFTVPLEIRNVPKGLTMTNKPEREVEVRLSGPSSLLSGMRPSEISAGVDLTNARAGRQLFTMDDRVVKVPPGIKVQRIFPSSIEVILDRTERRVIPVSVRIGGGAAVRKRVAKVEVDPLSVEIEALPEAFARMPVVYTEEVVPERTEGVLSVVTRVETREAYAKIVGDPNVRVKIYFKN